The following are from one region of the Paenalkalicoccus suaedae genome:
- a CDS encoding ribosomal-processing cysteine protease Prp produces the protein MIRISFNRNDRGLIDSFTMSGHAESGPYGQDLVCAGASAVSFGSVNAIAVLCDTELEVDMEGDGGYLSCRIPDGLDPNTYEKIQLILDAMLVSFQTMEAQYAEFIKITSP, from the coding sequence ATGATTCGAATTTCCTTCAATCGTAACGATAGAGGCTTGATTGACTCGTTCACTATGTCAGGACATGCGGAATCAGGTCCTTATGGACAAGATTTAGTATGTGCAGGCGCTTCCGCTGTATCCTTTGGATCAGTAAACGCCATCGCCGTGCTTTGTGATACAGAGCTCGAGGTTGACATGGAAGGTGACGGCGGATATTTATCTTGCCGAATACCGGATGGCCTTGATCCAAATACGTACGAAAAAATTCAACTAATACTCGACGCAATGCTCGTCTCCTTTCAAACGATGGAGGCTCAGTACGCCGAGTTTATCAAGATTACATCGCCATAA
- a CDS encoding ribonuclease E/G, producing MQVVLDKGPVGHRGALIEGGNVVEWLFDQRDELRQGMIVVGRIDQVLKGMDAAFVDVGGEQNGYLNVKETREYQEAKLGEEEPPALSSVLKVGVYVLAQVKKEAAGTKGPTLSLLLQLPGVYTVYMPFGGYVAISKKMQSEDTRKEWRAALTPLMQEGEGMILRTSAENVDYEVIETEIKELRGKYEALSTEHKPGTILYDESSVEHRVARDFLGDEQVEIVTSDAALAKKWRGNERVSWQRQSVWKTYELQRALEKTLQSHVWLRNGASLRIEQTEAMTIIDVNSTKFTGKTNLNETAFQVNKEAAEQVARELRKRNLSGIILIDFVDMKHEKERQKIIAAMRQALRADSTITNVIGFTALGIMEMTRKKTSPSIWERVTRSVREEIPWRLEEELWQLEQELLELDEDVLVIGMSNRLKQAFEGSLLAHDETRRIVVKELDDRDHYRILQTGSHAEIDGNSR from the coding sequence ATGCAGGTAGTGTTGGATAAGGGGCCCGTGGGGCATAGAGGAGCGCTTATAGAGGGCGGGAACGTGGTGGAGTGGCTGTTTGATCAGCGGGACGAGCTACGCCAGGGCATGATTGTCGTTGGACGGATAGATCAGGTGCTAAAGGGGATGGATGCGGCATTTGTCGATGTTGGCGGCGAGCAGAATGGGTATTTGAATGTGAAGGAAACACGTGAATATCAAGAGGCGAAGCTAGGTGAGGAGGAGCCTCCTGCGCTTTCGTCGGTTTTAAAGGTAGGGGTCTATGTGCTAGCTCAGGTGAAGAAGGAGGCGGCGGGGACGAAGGGGCCTACGCTATCGCTCTTGCTTCAATTACCTGGCGTGTATACGGTGTATATGCCGTTTGGTGGCTATGTGGCGATATCTAAAAAGATGCAGAGTGAGGATACGCGTAAAGAGTGGCGAGCGGCACTTACTCCTTTGATGCAAGAGGGGGAGGGGATGATCCTTCGGACGAGTGCGGAGAATGTCGACTACGAGGTGATTGAGACGGAGATAAAGGAGCTTCGAGGCAAATATGAGGCGCTATCCACCGAGCATAAGCCTGGAACGATCTTGTATGATGAGTCGTCCGTCGAGCATCGTGTTGCGCGTGATTTTTTAGGCGATGAGCAAGTCGAGATTGTCACAAGCGATGCTGCTCTCGCTAAAAAGTGGCGGGGGAATGAGCGTGTGTCGTGGCAACGACAGTCGGTGTGGAAGACTTACGAGCTCCAACGCGCGTTAGAAAAAACGTTGCAGTCGCATGTTTGGTTACGTAACGGTGCTTCTTTACGAATTGAACAAACGGAAGCGATGACGATCATTGACGTGAATTCCACGAAGTTTACGGGAAAGACAAATTTAAATGAGACGGCGTTTCAGGTCAATAAAGAAGCGGCGGAGCAGGTCGCTCGTGAGTTAAGGAAGCGAAATCTTTCAGGGATCATTTTGATTGATTTTGTGGATATGAAGCATGAGAAGGAGCGACAAAAAATCATCGCTGCGATGCGTCAAGCGCTTCGAGCGGACAGTACCATCACAAATGTCATTGGATTTACGGCGCTTGGTATAATGGAGATGACGAGAAAAAAGACGAGTCCATCTATCTGGGAGCGGGTGACACGGAGTGTGAGAGAGGAGATTCCTTGGCGTTTGGAGGAGGAGCTTTGGCAACTAGAGCAAGAGCTTCTGGAGCTTGATGAGGATGTCCTTGTCATCGGGATGTCGAATCGCTTAAAGCAAGCATTTGAAGGATCTTTGCTAGCCCATGATGAGACGAGGCGGATCGTTGTGAAAGAACTGGATGATCGTGATCACTACCGCATTTTACAGACGGGATCACATGCTGAAATTGATGGCAATTCTCGTTGA
- the pstC gene encoding phosphate ABC transporter permease subunit PstC — protein MSSVKDLIAKNQKGGRHKLEKAVPVGLFLAAIISVLTTVGIVGTLIYETVLFFSEISFREFFFSTELQPLNRSNPQFSILPLLSATILSSLIAMLVAIPVGLTTAIFLSEYASEKVRRTLKPMVEVLAGIPTIVYGFFAFTFVTPFLREIFPILERTNILSPGIVMGIMIIPMVASLSEDAMTSVPNAMREGALAMGATKLEVTFRVVIPAAISGIIASFVLGISRAIGETMIVTIASGSNKNLTWDVTQSMQTMTAYIVEVTSGDAGAGTTIYYSLYAVAFTLFVFTLAMNMLARYITKRYREVY, from the coding sequence ATGTCTAGCGTAAAAGATCTTATTGCAAAAAACCAAAAAGGTGGTAGACACAAGCTTGAGAAAGCTGTACCAGTTGGACTCTTTTTGGCAGCTATTATCTCGGTATTAACAACTGTCGGAATCGTTGGAACGCTCATTTATGAAACAGTTCTATTTTTCTCCGAAATTTCGTTTCGAGAATTTTTCTTTAGTACAGAGCTCCAACCATTAAATAGAAGTAATCCACAGTTTAGTATTTTACCATTATTATCTGCAACAATTTTATCTTCACTTATTGCCATGCTTGTTGCAATACCGGTTGGTTTAACGACTGCTATTTTCTTAAGCGAATATGCGTCAGAAAAGGTTCGTCGAACGCTTAAACCAATGGTAGAAGTTTTAGCAGGAATCCCAACAATCGTTTATGGATTCTTTGCATTTACGTTTGTAACACCGTTTTTGCGTGAAATCTTCCCGATTTTAGAGCGCACAAACATTTTGAGCCCAGGTATTGTAATGGGAATCATGATTATCCCAATGGTAGCGTCGTTATCTGAGGACGCGATGACCTCTGTACCAAATGCGATGCGCGAAGGTGCATTAGCAATGGGCGCAACGAAGCTAGAAGTTACATTCCGTGTTGTTATTCCTGCTGCAATTTCTGGAATAATTGCCTCCTTTGTACTTGGTATTTCTCGAGCAATCGGTGAGACAATGATCGTTACGATTGCAAGTGGAAGTAACAAAAATTTAACGTGGGATGTCACCCAGTCTATGCAGACGATGACCGCTTATATCGTCGAGGTAACGAGTGGTGATGCAGGTGCAGGTACGACGATTTACTATAGTCTATACGCTGTTGCCTTCACATTATTCGTCTTCACGTTAGCGATGAATATGCTCGCACGTTATATTACGAAGAGATACAGGGAGGTATATTAA
- a CDS encoding PstS family phosphate ABC transporter substrate-binding protein: MKKFSLSIAAAASLMALAACGNNDADNGAVNNAPANNGAANEATDNMNADNGADNMNEEPNNAGNDAAAEELSGSIAIDGSGTVYPLMARIAEEYMINEQQGVSVEVSRAGTSAGMQRFVNGETDLSNASREIRDEELEELEANGIESMELKVALDGLTLVTHPDNDWASEMTQEDIETLFVSGNFADNDEVMWSDVNPEWPEEQINFYGPNENHGTYEFFVDEIIEEQDLPSTINLQQEYSTLVELISEDENSLGFFGFGYYVNNSDRLQAVSVDFGEGPVEPSLDTIAEDGEYGPYTRPVFTNVSVTAANEKPEVMDFVTYVLSGAANEFAGETGFAPLPQEEQDEALEQLQSMQ, translated from the coding sequence GTGAAAAAGTTTAGTTTATCAATCGCAGCAGCAGCAAGCCTTATGGCATTAGCAGCATGTGGCAACAACGATGCAGACAATGGTGCAGTTAACAACGCTCCTGCAAACAACGGTGCAGCAAACGAAGCAACTGACAACATGAACGCAGACAACGGTGCTGACAACATGAACGAAGAGCCTAATAATGCTGGCAACGACGCAGCGGCTGAAGAACTTTCTGGAAGCATTGCAATCGATGGTTCTGGTACAGTTTACCCTCTTATGGCTCGTATTGCAGAAGAATACATGATCAATGAGCAACAAGGCGTAAGCGTAGAAGTAAGTCGCGCAGGAACTTCTGCTGGTATGCAACGTTTTGTAAACGGTGAAACTGATCTTTCAAACGCATCTCGTGAAATCCGCGATGAAGAGCTAGAAGAACTAGAAGCTAACGGAATTGAATCTATGGAATTAAAAGTAGCGTTAGATGGTCTAACACTAGTTACTCACCCTGATAACGACTGGGCAAGCGAAATGACGCAAGAAGATATCGAAACGCTATTCGTATCTGGTAACTTCGCTGACAACGACGAAGTTATGTGGTCAGACGTAAACCCTGAATGGCCAGAAGAGCAAATCAATTTCTACGGTCCTAACGAAAACCACGGTACGTATGAGTTCTTCGTAGATGAAATTATTGAAGAGCAAGACCTACCAAGCACAATTAACCTACAGCAAGAATATTCAACTCTAGTAGAACTTATCTCTGAAGATGAGAATTCACTTGGATTCTTCGGATTTGGATACTATGTAAATAACTCTGATCGTCTGCAAGCAGTAAGCGTAGACTTCGGTGAAGGTCCTGTTGAACCATCATTAGATACAATCGCGGAAGATGGCGAATACGGTCCTTACACTCGTCCTGTATTCACAAACGTTAGTGTTACAGCAGCTAACGAAAAGCCAGAAGTGATGGACTTTGTAACATATGTTCTTTCTGGTGCAGCTAACGAATTTGCTGGTGAAACTGGATTCGCTCCATTACCACAAGAAGAACAAGACGAAGCGTTAGAGCAGCTTCAGTCTATGCAATAA
- a CDS encoding response regulator transcription factor gives MNTTTSSTSSILIVEPNQDIRNTIQAGFEKQGFDVWSVNKSSEALRVLKHLQPDGIVASMELDDTTGIELCRNLRNADNNWVPFILLTEQQNELEAVVGLELGADDYMVKPVRTKELVARMKSTIRRGTIYTKQLKVDKSTFASVVIQNGNLTLDPSQYALYKDSEWVEVTRKEYELLLVFMTNQDKAFTRSQLLAKWNTQDREMDERIIDVFVSRIRQKIEPNNRNPLYIKTVRNVGYMMRAVSIKDFIHVR, from the coding sequence ATGAATACAACAACATCTTCAACTTCTTCAATCCTGATCGTGGAGCCAAATCAAGATATTCGCAATACTATCCAAGCAGGCTTTGAAAAACAGGGGTTCGACGTGTGGTCTGTTAATAAAAGTTCAGAGGCACTACGTGTACTTAAACACCTGCAGCCTGATGGAATAGTTGCGTCTATGGAGTTAGATGATACAACCGGAATCGAGCTTTGCCGTAATCTACGTAATGCCGATAATAATTGGGTTCCGTTTATACTACTAACGGAGCAACAAAATGAGCTCGAGGCCGTCGTTGGCCTCGAGCTTGGTGCGGATGATTACATGGTAAAGCCTGTTCGAACAAAAGAGTTAGTTGCTAGGATGAAATCGACTATCAGGCGTGGCACTATTTATACGAAGCAACTTAAAGTTGATAAATCAACATTTGCTTCTGTAGTCATTCAAAATGGAAATTTAACGCTTGATCCTAGCCAGTATGCACTATATAAAGATTCCGAATGGGTTGAAGTCACAAGGAAAGAATATGAACTGTTGCTTGTCTTTATGACGAATCAAGATAAAGCCTTTACGAGATCACAGCTTTTAGCGAAATGGAATACGCAGGATCGGGAGATGGATGAGCGCATTATTGATGTTTTTGTAAGTCGAATTAGACAAAAGATTGAGCCGAATAATCGGAATCCTCTGTATATAAAGACGGTTAGAAATGTCGGATATATGATGCGTGCCGTTAGTATAAAAGATTTTATCCATGTTCGATAA
- the rpmA gene encoding 50S ribosomal protein L27 → MFLNLDLQFFAQKKGVGSTKNGRDSISKRLGTKRGDGQAVTGGSILVRQRGTRIYPGVNVGKGGDDTLYAKIDGVVKFERVGRDRKQVSVYPVAQEA, encoded by the coding sequence ATGTTCTTAAACCTAGATCTTCAGTTTTTCGCACAGAAAAAAGGAGTAGGTAGTACAAAGAACGGTCGTGACTCAATCTCAAAACGCCTTGGTACAAAGCGTGGAGACGGTCAGGCTGTAACTGGTGGTTCTATCCTAGTTCGCCAGCGTGGAACTCGTATCTATCCTGGAGTTAACGTTGGTAAAGGTGGAGACGATACGCTATACGCAAAGATCGACGGCGTTGTGAAATTTGAGCGCGTAGGTCGTGACCGTAAGCAAGTATCTGTATACCCAGTAGCACAAGAAGCATAA
- a CDS encoding YisL family protein has product MNYAIFLHSHSLFWLLAVISFFVAMTLYNRGKQKPGKIVHMILRLLYLLLLGTGITMIIMNTWWGSIVKGILAFWLIFTMELLASRTAKGTLTPKTKQLFWIQFIIAVVVVIYFGYFVN; this is encoded by the coding sequence ATGAATTATGCCATTTTCCTGCATTCACATTCACTATTTTGGCTTTTAGCAGTCATTAGCTTTTTCGTTGCGATGACCTTGTATAATCGTGGAAAGCAAAAGCCAGGTAAAATCGTACATATGATTCTTCGTTTACTTTATTTACTATTGCTTGGAACAGGTATTACGATGATTATAATGAACACGTGGTGGGGAAGCATTGTAAAAGGAATATTAGCATTTTGGTTAATATTCACGATGGAACTATTAGCATCACGGACAGCTAAAGGAACATTAACTCCAAAAACGAAGCAACTTTTTTGGATTCAATTTATCATTGCTGTTGTAGTGGTTATTTATTTCGGATACTTTGTGAATTAA
- a CDS encoding M23 family metallopeptidase: MSDRKKKLDQLLMANKYRDRYKTASPSKQQINPDAELAAGLSKFRKQIIFSVLLFSGLTVLATTQTERLVPVQSYVVSSFEQDLPFDYVAELYEEQFGRPFALLPPQLDEVAWLEEETALPVTGVVSQTFADTGRGVEITTESGQALASVKSGVVTYVGMDLANNKGQLVIVTHRDGTEAWYGMLDAPTVQVEEEVEAGQALGSVYTDGDSGIYYYATKQHGDFVDPLAEVEID; this comes from the coding sequence TTGTCCGACCGTAAAAAAAAGCTAGACCAACTTCTAATGGCAAATAAATATCGAGACAGATATAAAACAGCCTCACCATCAAAACAGCAGATAAACCCAGATGCTGAATTAGCCGCTGGCTTAAGCAAATTTAGAAAGCAGATCATCTTTAGTGTTCTTTTATTCTCAGGATTAACCGTACTTGCTACGACGCAAACAGAGCGATTAGTACCTGTTCAATCGTATGTTGTGTCATCCTTCGAGCAGGACCTGCCGTTCGACTATGTCGCAGAATTATATGAAGAGCAGTTCGGTCGACCGTTTGCGTTATTACCACCACAGCTTGATGAAGTCGCCTGGTTAGAAGAAGAGACCGCATTACCCGTTACTGGCGTTGTCTCTCAAACCTTTGCAGATACGGGGAGAGGGGTAGAAATCACGACAGAATCTGGACAAGCTCTTGCCTCTGTTAAATCAGGGGTCGTCACCTATGTCGGGATGGACTTAGCAAACAATAAAGGGCAACTAGTCATCGTCACGCATCGGGATGGGACAGAAGCTTGGTATGGCATGCTGGACGCGCCGACCGTGCAAGTAGAGGAAGAAGTCGAAGCAGGACAAGCTTTAGGATCTGTTTATACAGATGGGGATTCTGGTATTTATTATTATGCAACGAAACAGCACGGAGATTTTGTTGACCCGCTTGCAGAGGTAGAGATTGATTAA
- the rplU gene encoding 50S ribosomal protein L21 encodes MYAIIETGGKQVKVTEGQEVYVEKLDVTEGDTVTFDRVLLVGGDETKVGSPLLDGATVTAKVEKQGRGKKLTVFKYKAKKNYRRKQGHRQPYTKVTIESINA; translated from the coding sequence ATGTACGCGATTATTGAAACAGGTGGAAAGCAAGTTAAAGTAACTGAAGGTCAAGAGGTTTACGTTGAGAAATTAGACGTGACTGAAGGAGATACAGTTACATTTGACCGAGTACTACTAGTAGGTGGCGATGAGACGAAGGTTGGTTCTCCACTACTTGATGGTGCTACTGTAACAGCTAAAGTAGAAAAGCAAGGTCGCGGTAAGAAACTTACTGTCTTCAAATACAAGGCAAAGAAGAACTACCGTCGTAAGCAAGGTCACCGTCAGCCATACACAAAAGTAACGATCGAATCGATCAATGCGTAA
- a CDS encoding M50 family metallopeptidase: MIKEAIFLVVTVCIHELGHAITASLFGWKITKISLMPFGGEMVVDSMESKPLKEEIFVIVAGPLQHAWMIPLIIGSHHLGFISSTDYTLLLFYQISILLFNLFPILPLDGGRLLYCLLQSLLSIYHAQSFMLVFSCFFLGALTLITITMFTFQLNFILMLIFLWIHVILLIKQAPYYLIRVWLTRSERSPAKKKVKRVPPSISIQTGLRMIKRPVTTVFTAGGYEVNEKEICKRYFAEHHQNSVFGHVGSRDRRIK; the protein is encoded by the coding sequence ATGATCAAAGAAGCGATTTTTTTAGTCGTGACCGTGTGTATCCATGAGCTAGGTCATGCCATTACTGCATCACTATTTGGATGGAAAATCACGAAGATCTCTCTTATGCCTTTTGGGGGAGAAATGGTGGTTGACTCGATGGAATCAAAGCCACTTAAAGAGGAAATCTTCGTCATAGTAGCTGGTCCACTCCAGCATGCGTGGATGATTCCACTTATAATCGGAAGCCACCACCTAGGCTTTATTTCGTCAACCGATTACACGCTACTCCTGTTTTATCAGATCAGCATTTTACTATTCAACCTTTTTCCCATTCTTCCGCTTGATGGCGGAAGGCTTCTTTATTGTTTGCTTCAGTCTCTTCTTTCTATTTATCACGCACAATCCTTTATGCTCGTGTTTAGTTGCTTCTTTTTAGGGGCACTGACGCTAATTACCATCACGATGTTTACCTTCCAGCTCAACTTTATTCTTATGCTTATCTTCCTGTGGATACACGTCATTTTACTCATTAAACAAGCTCCTTACTATTTAATACGAGTGTGGCTAACCCGATCCGAGCGTTCTCCTGCTAAGAAAAAAGTAAAACGGGTACCTCCATCGATCAGTATTCAAACTGGGCTTCGTATGATCAAAAGGCCTGTCACCACTGTCTTTACTGCAGGGGGTTATGAGGTTAACGAGAAGGAGATATGTAAGAGGTATTTTGCTGAGCACCATCAAAATAGCGTTTTTGGGCATGTGGGGAGTCGAGATCGTCGCATAAAATAG
- the pstB gene encoding phosphate ABC transporter ATP-binding protein PstB, which produces MVKSVSLEVRQERNEQVAEAPVQDKKVVYDTRGLNLWYGNTHALKDIKLEVHENEVTAIIGPSGCGKSTYIKTLNRMVELVPEVKITGEIIYRDKNIFDRSYRVEELRTRVGMVFQKPNPFPKSIFENVAYGPKIHGIRDKKTLNEIVEKSLRGAAIWDEVKDRLHENAYGLSGGQQQRLCIARALAIEPDVILMDEPTSALDPKSTLKVEELVQELKSNYSIMIVTHNMQQAARISDKTAFFLNGEVVEFDATDKIFSNPSDKRTEDYITGRFG; this is translated from the coding sequence ATGGTTAAATCAGTTTCACTAGAGGTAAGACAAGAGAGAAATGAACAGGTAGCAGAAGCGCCAGTACAAGACAAAAAAGTCGTCTATGATACTCGTGGCCTTAACCTTTGGTACGGCAATACGCATGCGCTAAAGGACATTAAGCTTGAAGTTCATGAGAACGAAGTAACTGCGATTATCGGACCATCTGGTTGCGGGAAATCAACGTACATTAAGACATTAAACAGAATGGTTGAATTAGTTCCGGAAGTGAAGATAACAGGGGAAATCATTTACCGTGACAAAAACATTTTTGATCGTTCATACCGAGTAGAAGAACTTCGTACACGTGTAGGGATGGTATTCCAAAAGCCAAATCCATTTCCAAAGTCTATTTTCGAGAATGTCGCATACGGACCAAAAATCCATGGCATTCGCGATAAAAAGACATTAAACGAAATCGTAGAGAAAAGCTTACGTGGGGCAGCTATTTGGGATGAAGTAAAAGATCGCCTGCACGAGAATGCTTACGGACTTTCTGGTGGTCAGCAGCAACGTCTTTGTATTGCAAGAGCGTTAGCGATTGAGCCAGACGTTATCCTAATGGACGAGCCAACTTCTGCTTTGGATCCTAAATCTACGTTAAAGGTAGAAGAACTCGTACAAGAATTAAAGTCTAACTACTCGATCATGATCGTGACACACAACATGCAACAGGCTGCTCGTATTTCTGATAAAACAGCATTCTTCTTAAACGGTGAAGTAGTAGAATTCGATGCTACAGACAAAATTTTCTCCAATCCAAGTGATAAGCGTACGGAAGACTATATCACTGGACGCTTCGGGTAA
- the phoU gene encoding phosphate signaling complex protein PhoU, with amino-acid sequence MVMREAFLTELKDLKDEIRFLGERVQEFYKETNALILDKNFPAIQDIIEQDEEINRIELDINEKVTLMIAKQQPVASDLRKVIVSLKVSSDLERIGDLTVDMGKAALHMKQTNLLTENRSTLYAMSQKVGSMLEQVLTAFQTSNVLAAQHIAQLDDEIDRMYGEFVKQLFESNSTNPDCIEQVTQLAFIARYLERIADYGTNIAEWIIYEVNGQRFDLN; translated from the coding sequence ATGGTTATGAGAGAAGCCTTTTTGACAGAGCTAAAGGATTTGAAGGATGAGATTCGTTTTTTAGGCGAGCGAGTTCAGGAATTTTACAAAGAAACGAATGCGTTAATTCTCGATAAAAACTTTCCAGCCATACAAGATATTATCGAGCAGGATGAAGAGATTAACCGCATTGAGCTTGATATAAACGAGAAGGTCACGCTTATGATTGCAAAGCAGCAGCCTGTAGCGTCTGATTTACGCAAAGTCATTGTAAGCTTAAAAGTCTCAAGTGATTTAGAGCGTATCGGAGATCTCACAGTCGATATGGGTAAAGCAGCTTTGCATATGAAGCAAACGAACTTACTTACGGAGAATCGTAGTACGCTATATGCAATGTCTCAAAAAGTAGGCTCGATGCTCGAACAAGTGTTAACAGCGTTCCAAACATCAAACGTATTAGCGGCTCAGCACATTGCTCAGTTAGACGATGAGATTGATCGAATGTATGGTGAGTTTGTAAAGCAACTTTTTGAATCAAATTCAACGAATCCTGACTGTATTGAGCAAGTGACCCAGCTAGCGTTTATCGCACGCTACCTAGAAAGAATTGCAGATTACGGAACAAATATTGCAGAATGGATTATTTACGAAGTTAATGGGCAAAGGTTTGATCTAAACTAG
- a CDS encoding MBL fold metallo-hydrolase → MTTLTVIGFWGAYPEQDEATSCYLLEKDGCRILLDIGSGAMAKLPQFAAPETIDAVLVSHHHYDHIADLGALSYNRVVMQALKENIPAIQLFAPEESQLGSYHRDHTMEITEYKESDKVVVGPFHISFYKTNHPAPCYAMKVVTKDATIVYSADMVFDETMVEFIKGADLFLAETSFYKGQEAATFGHMNSEEAGRLAKLGGVSELVVTHLPHFGNKEQLKVEAEEAYQGNVSIASTGLTWRF, encoded by the coding sequence ATGACAACACTCACAGTTATTGGATTTTGGGGTGCTTACCCCGAACAGGATGAGGCGACCAGCTGCTATTTGCTCGAGAAAGACGGATGTCGCATTCTATTAGACATCGGCAGTGGAGCGATGGCCAAACTACCTCAGTTCGCCGCCCCAGAGACAATTGACGCTGTACTAGTTAGTCATCATCACTATGATCATATTGCGGACCTTGGAGCGCTCTCCTACAATCGAGTGGTGATGCAGGCTCTCAAGGAGAACATACCTGCTATTCAATTATTCGCGCCTGAGGAGTCTCAACTAGGCTCGTATCATCGTGATCATACAATGGAGATAACCGAATATAAAGAATCGGATAAAGTGGTAGTGGGTCCCTTTCACATTTCTTTCTACAAAACGAATCACCCTGCGCCGTGCTATGCCATGAAGGTTGTGACAAAGGACGCTACGATCGTTTATTCTGCCGATATGGTTTTTGATGAAACTATGGTTGAATTTATTAAAGGTGCTGACTTGTTCCTCGCGGAAACAAGTTTTTATAAAGGACAAGAAGCTGCAACGTTTGGTCATATGAATAGTGAGGAAGCAGGCAGACTTGCTAAGTTAGGAGGCGTTAGTGAGCTTGTCGTGACGCATTTACCTCACTTTGGGAATAAAGAGCAGTTAAAAGTGGAAGCGGAGGAAGCCTATCAGGGGAACGTATCGATCGCTAGTACAGGACTTACATGGAGATTTTAA
- the pstA gene encoding phosphate ABC transporter permease PstA, protein MATEYINLERVKERMEKRLLLNKALKYVFLASTLFGLVVLAVLLSDVIVDSWGFLTSDFLTGLLSTSAERAGIRGAIVGTVWLMIIVGPVTMTLGVLTAIYLEEYAKKGKVHSFIQTNISNLAGVPSIVFGLLGLTVFARTLGLGNGVLAGGLTMSLLVLPIVVVAAQEAIRAVPSHLREASLGMGATKWQTVKNVVLPTSLPGILTGAILALSRAIGETAPLIALGIPALLIPVPTNLTDSFTALPVQVYYWTVDSVLTAEYANLAAATIVVLLVILFLMNSVAIIIRNKFQKRY, encoded by the coding sequence ATGGCAACTGAATATATCAATCTTGAACGAGTAAAGGAACGCATGGAGAAGCGCCTCTTACTCAATAAAGCGTTAAAGTATGTGTTTTTAGCATCAACTCTATTTGGATTAGTCGTATTAGCTGTTTTATTATCAGACGTTATCGTTGATAGCTGGGGATTTTTAACGAGCGACTTCTTAACAGGTTTACTTTCAACTAGTGCGGAGCGCGCAGGAATTCGCGGCGCAATAGTTGGTACCGTTTGGCTCATGATTATTGTTGGACCAGTGACAATGACACTTGGAGTTTTAACAGCCATTTATCTTGAAGAATACGCAAAGAAGGGGAAGGTTCACTCCTTTATCCAAACGAACATCTCTAACTTAGCAGGTGTCCCATCTATCGTATTCGGTCTCTTAGGTTTAACCGTTTTTGCTCGTACGTTAGGTCTTGGCAATGGTGTACTAGCGGGGGGATTAACCATGTCCCTACTTGTATTACCCATTGTCGTAGTAGCTGCTCAAGAAGCTATTCGTGCGGTGCCAAGTCATTTACGTGAAGCATCCCTTGGAATGGGTGCTACAAAGTGGCAAACAGTTAAAAATGTTGTATTGCCGACATCACTACCAGGTATCTTAACTGGAGCGATCCTAGCGCTTTCAAGAGCGATTGGAGAAACTGCTCCACTTATTGCACTCGGAATTCCAGCCTTGTTAATTCCAGTGCCAACGAATCTCACGGACAGTTTTACTGCACTTCCAGTACAAGTGTATTACTGGACAGTTGACTCCGTATTAACCGCAGAATATGCAAACCTTGCTGCTGCAACAATTGTTGTGTTACTCGTGATTCTTTTCTTAATGAACTCGGTTGCGATCATCATTCGTAATAAGTTCCAAAAGCGTTATTAA